In Gemmatimonadota bacterium, a single genomic region encodes these proteins:
- a CDS encoding TolC family protein, producing MRLVLGTTCVLLASALPLHGQDRGADAALTVHQAVAIARARGPLAVTAHARRLVAQGRARNDGAFPNPTLEWRRENLTSPLQPDIFGTLQIPLDVTGRRFAVRSAGGELVARGRADSSAVARQLEGDVMRAYWRAALGSELLSAATEERQARENIASFDATRFREGAVAEVAAIRTRLEADRARIAEATARIEAARSRSDLARVLGLPEDSLPPLARLATATVPVTALDEPTALTRALAQRPDLAAFRHAASEAEHRAAAERRGIVPDLQLVTGYKVTSGYTTKVLGVIVPLPLFSRNEGLRERTKGESLVAQAELRDAELRVRGEVVAALRGVAAMREALEAGTAGIDARAAEVAQIAEGAYREGALSLMELVEAQRARAESRAAALRWTVEIHLATLELNRALGAPLLEKP from the coding sequence ATGAGACTCGTCCTTGGCACGACCTGCGTCCTGCTCGCCTCCGCCTTGCCCCTCCACGGGCAGGATCGCGGGGCAGACGCCGCGCTCACGGTTCACCAGGCCGTGGCCATCGCCCGCGCCCGCGGCCCGCTCGCCGTGACGGCCCACGCCCGCCGCCTGGTGGCGCAGGGGCGCGCGCGCAACGACGGCGCCTTTCCCAACCCGACGCTGGAGTGGCGACGGGAGAACCTCACCAGCCCGCTGCAGCCCGACATCTTCGGCACGCTGCAGATCCCGCTCGACGTGACCGGACGGCGCTTCGCGGTGCGATCGGCAGGAGGCGAGCTGGTCGCGCGGGGGCGGGCCGATTCGAGCGCCGTCGCTCGGCAGCTCGAGGGTGACGTGATGCGCGCCTACTGGCGGGCGGCGCTCGGGAGCGAACTGCTCTCGGCGGCGACCGAGGAGCGCCAGGCGCGCGAGAACATCGCGAGCTTCGACGCCACGCGCTTCCGCGAGGGGGCGGTGGCCGAGGTGGCGGCGATTCGGACGCGGCTCGAAGCCGACCGCGCGCGCATCGCCGAAGCGACGGCGCGTATCGAGGCGGCGCGCTCGCGCAGCGATCTCGCCCGGGTGCTCGGGCTCCCCGAGGATTCGCTCCCCCCGCTGGCGCGCCTCGCCACGGCCACGGTCCCGGTCACGGCGCTCGACGAACCGACCGCACTGACGCGCGCGCTGGCACAGCGCCCCGACCTGGCCGCCTTTCGCCATGCGGCGAGCGAGGCGGAGCACCGGGCCGCCGCCGAGCGCCGGGGGATCGTCCCCGACCTGCAGCTCGTGACGGGCTACAAGGTGACGAGCGGCTACACCACCAAGGTGCTCGGCGTGATCGTACCGCTGCCGCTGTTTAGCCGGAACGAGGGGCTGCGCGAACGCACGAAGGGGGAATCGCTCGTGGCGCAGGCCGAGTTGCGGGATGCCGAACTGCGCGTGCGTGGCGAGGTGGTCGCGGCGCTGCGCGGTGTGGCGGCGATGCGCGAGGCGCTGGAGGCGGGGACTGCGGGGATCGACGCGCGGGCCGCCGAAGTCGCGCAGATCGCCGAGGGGGCGTACCGCGAGGGCGCCCTGTCGCTGATGGAACTGGTCGAGGCCCAACGCGCGCGCGCGGAATCGCGCGCCGCTGCCCTGCGCTGGACGGTGGAAATCCACCTGGCCACGCTCGAGCTCAATCGCGCCCTTGGGGCGCCGCTCCTGGAGAAGCCGTGA
- a CDS encoding efflux RND transporter periplasmic adaptor subunit, translated as MMRPRFARTVLLAVAVGCSGQGEGASIPATGDAATSAPADTALLSAESVKIAGFTTGAVTRAAWRDTWRAPGRLTLDQASTEPIGSIVEGRVVKVYAMPGDRVRKGQLLVAIHSHEMMDARAALSRAKADLTRADSDLRVARSASDRGERLYGLKALSLAELEKLRGMRTDAEATRESAAAELARAEEFLEHLLGDGPEVAGVDPHWVLVRAPLDGLLITREVQPGNVVLVGAPLVTVSRTTALTLVLQVPDAASAAARVGAPVSFTVSAAPSERFQATVSRVFPSVDTLTRTVEVHAAVKDTRSILKPEMFANAELSGAAAGLVSVVPSGAVQSFEGDTVVIAAAPRGEGMQLQAIRVRVGRRTGTLAEILSGVDTGTVVIVGGASVAKAEILKRRGG; from the coding sequence GTGATGCGTCCCCGTTTCGCACGAACCGTCCTCCTCGCCGTCGCCGTCGGCTGTTCCGGCCAGGGCGAGGGGGCAAGCATCCCGGCCACGGGCGACGCGGCGACGTCGGCTCCCGCCGACACGGCGCTGCTGTCGGCCGAGTCGGTCAAGATCGCCGGCTTCACGACGGGGGCGGTCACGCGCGCGGCGTGGCGCGACACCTGGCGCGCGCCGGGTCGCCTCACGCTCGACCAGGCGAGCACGGAACCGATCGGCTCGATCGTCGAGGGGCGCGTGGTGAAGGTCTACGCGATGCCGGGCGACCGCGTCCGAAAGGGCCAGCTGCTGGTGGCGATCCACAGCCACGAGATGATGGATGCGCGCGCGGCGCTGTCGCGCGCGAAGGCGGACCTCACGCGCGCCGACTCGGACCTGCGCGTGGCGCGGAGCGCCTCAGATCGCGGCGAGCGGCTGTACGGACTCAAGGCGCTGTCGCTGGCGGAACTCGAGAAGCTGCGCGGGATGCGCACCGACGCCGAGGCGACGCGCGAGAGTGCGGCCGCGGAGCTGGCGCGCGCCGAGGAGTTCCTGGAGCACCTGCTGGGCGACGGCCCCGAGGTGGCGGGGGTCGACCCGCACTGGGTGCTCGTGCGTGCCCCGCTGGATGGGCTGTTGATCACCCGCGAGGTGCAACCCGGCAACGTGGTCCTGGTGGGCGCCCCGCTGGTCACCGTCAGCCGCACGACGGCGCTCACGTTGGTACTGCAGGTCCCCGACGCGGCCTCCGCGGCGGCGCGCGTCGGAGCCCCGGTAAGCTTCACGGTGAGCGCGGCACCCAGCGAGCGCTTTCAGGCGACGGTGTCGCGGGTCTTCCCATCGGTCGATACGCTGACGCGCACGGTCGAGGTACACGCCGCGGTGAAGGACACGCGCTCGATCCTCAAGCCGGAGATGTTCGCGAATGCAGAGCTCTCGGGTGCGGCGGCCGGGCTGGTGTCGGTGGTCCCGTCGGGTGCGGTGCAGTCATTCGAGGGGGATACGGTCGTGATCGCCGCCGCGCCGCGTGGCGAGGGCATGCAGCTGCAGGCGATCCGCGTGCGTGTGGGGCGTCGCACCGGGACGCTGGCCGAGATCCTGAGCGGGGTCGACACCGGCACGGTCGTGATCGTGGGCGGGGCCTCGGTGGCGAAGGCCGAGATCCTGAAGCGGCGCGGAGGCTGA